Below is a window of Ornithodoros turicata isolate Travis chromosome 7, ASM3712646v1, whole genome shotgun sequence DNA.
ATTGACAATAAAAGAAACTCGTTATGTCACACATAATGTTACTGGATGTTGTAATGTACTTACAACAGAGCTTAGATGTGACCAGCAGTCGATCCAGTTCACGTAGGCAGGCATGTTGGGAGCTGCAGCAACTTCCAAGCTATGTGGGTTACAAATGAAATTGCACATCAGTAAAGAACTAGTATCAATACAACCTCGCAACAACAATACAGTTTTCTTCAGAGGTTTATTACATTATATTTTTTCTTCCACAATTAAGAAGAATGTTACTAATATCATTCATCTACGGTGTTCGGAGTAACGCCAACATTTGATTAAGATTGGACATCTTCAATGGTGCAATCTCCAAATcctatataatttttttttagctCCAGCGTAAATAAGTGTAAAAAAATCTTGACCAAAAATAACTTTAAAAAATAACAGCTTCAGCATGGCTGTGGTAACAAAGCTTACCCAGAGTGAGAGACAGCCATAACGTTGCCGACTAGAGTGAACGGATAAGTGACAGAGCTGGACAGGAACTACATTGGAATAGAAGGAGACAAGCATCAACCACAAAATTTGTTGAAGCAGAACGACCACAATATGACAAATAAAACTCTAAACCGTTGAGAAACACTGCGCGAGATATGACAAAGGAATGCTGAGCAATATGCAGGCTTCAATTGTACCGTACCGGTCACACGAATTAAAGAGTAATGCTCCTACGTCATTTATCTGGCAATACAAGAAATTGAATTGTGTAGTTAGAAAGATACTATATGTGGGTACAGACCTGGGTCTAATCATTGTTAGTATAATgacattattttttattatacAGCGTGCAATCGTAGAGGGTTTAAAAGTGGGTTGTGTAAAAGAGGAGTGGTTAGATAAGCAGACTGCGAACATGTCACGTACCATTGTTGTAGCACTTACGTAGCCTTGTAACGTCTGAAACAATGTAAGAGGTCACGTAAATGATGCACATAAAAGAAAACGGGGGAGAATTGCATTATTCAGTGCCGATacaggtagggttgccaccaggccggtattataccggcacggccggctatttgctcgctctgccggttgccggtaggaaggtgataccggcagccttttgccggtatttgtcgcccaagacctttcatatgggcttttgcggggttttctcttcaacattccactacagcttgaataaatctggagcatagatccaactccgcagtcaccagttctgtccttagttattcattattattattattattattactattacacacaggaacatatgtttcctcgtattatcttgagcttTCTCCCTCTCgctttctgtgtgttcttttccacccctcacccacttccctttcctcctttccctctattccacctcctctccctcagccagtatttttcactacgaaaggtggcaaccctagataCAGGGTATCATACGGTGAAGTGGATAACAGATGTTGAGTGTACATAACAGGTTTCCAGATATCTACTGCTGTAGCTCTGCGTAAGGTTACACTAAGGTAAGGGTACAGTttgtttgagtaactgagcccgatttctcctcgaatttagcatactgcaAGTTTTTTCAGCCGAATTAGCATACTGCAAGTTTTTTCAGCCGAATtagcatgaatttagtgcacgtgtttatttacccgatttttaccacccaaatttagaaaaaaatatttcctgaaaacttcgggctccaagaaaaaaacaacCCGCATCAGCAATATCTGTGTTGCTCACTAAACCACCCGTTCACTCGGACAGAAGACTGAAATTGCTGGAAGGAAGTTAAATCACACATgcacacaaagaaagagaacCATATCTCAATCATCTCACCCTATCTTGAATGATGTAGGCATTGATTACAAATGCTACCGAGCTGGCAAACCATATTGTTAGGATTTCTCCCACTAGTCGAGGTATTAACCCACTGGGAAGTGGAGAGAACACAGGCAGGTAAGTCTTACATACACAGCAACCAGGAACAGAAATGGAGCACGCACCTGAATAAACCCAAGATGCCTTCATCTTTGTAAATTTGCGCAATCGAGCTCAATATGCCACTGGAAGAAAAAGCACATTAGCTAAGAGCTACGTGACATGTTGTGATACATTCAACTTTACGAAGAATTATAACAGAATTGTCGTCTTTACTGAAACAGCTAGCTAGACTGTGCAGTATGGATCGCGGCAACAATATCTCGTTTTCGTAAACAATAACAAAAATGCCGTCAGGGTTTTAGAGAACCTATGTGCTGGTGCAGACGTGAGAcatgcatgaaaactaaatTTACATAGTAAAATAGTTACGTGTCCACGTGTGACGCATTCGTGATATGCGCACAGATTATTGTATCACGGTTAATTGATATCGGAAAGGATTAGCAAATCAACGATTAATGATTCAATACTAATATTGACTTCACGATCCAGAGCACTTGAATGTGAAACACAATGAAAATCAGCACTTCATGAGCTTGCAAAGTAATGTCAGACTTGTATGAGCTATATTACATGATTTATGTTTCATAACTAATCACTTTTAtgttttttctttgtgtttttttgtCTTTCGAGTCATATTGGTGTGCTTATTCTGAGGCATCGAAGGCACTTACTCGTAGGTAGTTTCTCTTCCTACAAACTGTGCCATATACCGTATGGTTATCACTGAAAAAGAACACAATCATAAAAAACGTGAGAAAGTATTAAAAAATTGCAACAAAGGCACACTTGATCGTAACGGAATATTGGGCAGAAATTATCGCATTTCATCCAAGGGGTTGACTGACAATGATTTGGATGCACTTTGTTTGACAGTGCACTTCTTTGTGCCAAAGACTGTTTGAAAATGTTAGGGCTATGCGAGTAATCATTTTAAAATTGAAATCAAATAGTTATGTACCCAAAGCAAACACGTGTCATGCACAATATATGCGTACAGATCTTGGTAGGAGGCAGCAATTACTTTGGCTGCAGCTTCAGGATAATTTGAAGATATTTGCTTATTTGGTTTGCGAAAGAATCACTTCGATTCAAAATCAGAACGTAAAATTCAATATCCGTTTCAGAATTTGAATCGAGTATTCATTTGTTCCCTTCGGTATCGAAGAGGTCTCCGTCTTCCCACAGCCCTAAAAAAACCCACACATCTCTTGGTAAAGGTTCGTACCGTGGAAGGGCTGACTGCACGTAAGTGCGATGCATTTCGCAGTCATCTCTTTGCAGGTGCGCTTGGCAAAGTTGATGATGCGCTGCTCTTCCGTaatgtcgtcgtcgtcttcctcaTCTTCAAAATCCGTTACTGCGGGAAGTTTCTGTGGGGTTTGTACTGCTCGTAAGTGTCCCGAACACTCTAATAATGAAATGACTGAGGCaaattcataaaaaaaaaataaagaagtgAAGCAAAGACGAAGTACCCTATTCACTTCCGAGTAAACAGCACCGCTGACGAAATTTGCGCACAGCCTGGCACTCAGACCCCGGTAGAGGCCAGTGAAACCGTCCACCTTTTTTATGTATCGAACTGCAAGAAAACGTAAGTGTTGTACCATTTTTCTACACATTTTTTTTGTTGCAGGGATTCAGTTGAAGTTTGTTTTCTGAGCATTTTATGGAGTGCTATTTTACTTAATTtatttctgaattttttttgctaGTATTAGAAAACCGTACACCCATCCAATGATCGCAATTCAACACAACGAAGAGGATCAACTTACTATATTCCCAAGCACCCGGCAAGGCCAGAGCTGGCTTGCCAAAAAACCTTCTTGTTGGTCTTGGAGGCAAAGGTTCATGGCCAAGCTATAATATAAGAAGGATTAGCTCTGAGATACCGCCATAGACTGAGTGATAAGCGAACACATAAGTATACAAGGTTGGACGAAACACAAGGAAAGCTCCTACATGAGATCACATGCCCAGCTACAACATGCTGCATCTCCCCACACGTTTATTTTCAAAATAGTTCTCGGTTTGCTCTCTCTTCTTGTTGGCGCAACACTCTCTGCTTTGACTTACTCACTCCGGGCACAGAATAGGTTACTGACAACGTGCTTACCTGTATGAGAACTTTGACATACTCAAGAGGGTACGCTATGGCAGTAAGGGTAGCTCTTCCAACTAAAGCATACCATATATGCTTGCGCGAATTGGTTTCATTTATTTCCGATTGTGAGCTCAACGACATTGTGTTTCACGGTAATGGCAAAAATTTTGCCCGGCGAGGGAGCCTAGCAGCCGGCCCTCGGTGTCTGATGGTCGAGAGTcagtccagaaaaaaaaaattatttcagCAACGTGGAGGCTAGGATGCAAGGAAACATTCTTGAAAGGAGAGCGAAATTCTTCCTTGCTAACTGCAATCGTAATTACCAATactcaacaaaaagaaaaaaaaagtttgtatATTATATAAGGATATTTGAGAAACGGTTTTACAGgcctccgtggcgcaatcggatagcgcgttcggctgttaaccgaaaggttggtggttcgagcccacccgggggcgatTGTTCTTTGGACAAAATTTTATGATACCATTCCTTGCAATTGGATTGTctcatcgctcaggcttgcctatcatggaatcaCTGAATACACACATCGGAAAAATGTTTTCTTGTTGTGACAAAAGCCAGAAAAATGCAGAAGTCACGATTGGAGCCAACAGAAGCAGCATCCATGGGATGTTAACATTTCCTTAGATCATAAGTCTTAGAGCCCGAGAAGATTTAGCAAAGATCACATTTCAAGAGGATAAGGACAATGCAACAGGATTTAATGCCATGCACAGAGTATATACACGGACATTTATTCAAATTGGAGAATAAAGACAAGACAAGGGACATAAGCCTTACAGAAAAGATATTGACAAACGAAACGCGATTAGGAAGACGTGAAATCAGGTACAATCGGGAAACTGCCAGTTGTGAGAATTGAAACTCTGAAGACCTTTTGGCCATTTTGTTTATCCACAGGTGGAATTGTCTTTCGTATATATTGCCAAGTTGGTAGAACAAcgagatatttgaatgtcatctacATACAGAGAATATCTGGTGGAATGGCACATGGCTACATCGGCACCCCTGTGACGTCGCACTGCTCAGGGCAGTGGAAAAATTACGGGCCCCGGCTGGCCCCCTCTCGCCGGCAGTGACACTGCTCACTCTCGCAGTGGCGACGGTTCATTAAGGAGGTTTAGATGGACTGGAAGAGTTAAAAGACATTCATGAGAGTGGAAGGCCTTTACGAGAACAGTCCAGAAAATATGGTACGCCAAGCACCAGATTCAGCAATCTTGGACTTGAAAGCTTCATTTTTTGTTTGCCCCtctgctttcctcctctctggcgCAGAGAGGCGAGAGGGTTTTCGTTCTGCAGACGCGACGATTAACTGGATACACAGTCTGGACACGTGTCTGGAGACACGACAATTATAAGTTTAACTGGAATTGTCCCAGACAACCACAAACGTCCGAAAGACGTCCCAGTTTGGTCGGAACGTCTTGGTCCTCGGCTGACATCTGCGAGACGTCCAGTGGACGTCGTTGTGGGATATTTTTAATGTCCCAGTAATGTCGGAAAAAGACAGACACTTCTGATGTCCTGAGGATGTCTGTAGGTTTTAAAAACTGACTAAGAGAGCATTGTGAGATGATCTTCATTCTTCTTGCCCGTGAAGTATACCTGACCAGAAATTTGGTTCTCCCACCACTTATTATGGATTTAAAGAACAGTTACAAATTTTCTAAAGCTCGTACCCCTTGATCGCTTGTTGGCGATGACAGCACAGTTTCGCTCAAGGTGAAGGTTTAGAAGGCTGCTCTGTAAGATACATCCACTATCTGACGTAGATCCTTTAAACAGCTCTTGACACAAAGTTTACGAGACCATTTGGCGAAACGCAGATGTGTTTGAAGGTTTGTGCGCTGAATATGTGCTAGATTGCACAATTACCAAAAAATTATATCATGAAAAAAGTTGAATGAATAAAATGAAGAAAGTTTATGTATATTTTGGTGGAGCATCATGACCTTTCACAGATAAAATCATCATGTTACGTGCGTAAAATCATAAACGCAGGCTGGCAGGTGGAATAGATCCGTGATACAAAAGCCAGAGCAAAACAAAAGCTGCCTGGCCTCTCGCTCGGTATTTTTGTTTGGAGTAGTATATATGCTGTGTTCTTTAATTTTTGCATAGCCACGTTTACCGGTGTCTGTGAtattttgatattttgtgatTTACAGTCATGTaagcgagagagagagcgcAGTGAAAGCATTTGGTCGCACATCCCAGGCTGTACTGCCTTGCCTTTCGCCCAGtatttttgtttggaataaTATATACGCCGTGTTCTTTACCTGTTACCTATAGTGTGATATTTCTTTACATTGCAGAGCTGAATTTTGGAGAAGTATTGTTATTACACATTAGAAGTGTTTGGAATTTTCATTAATGAGAGTTCGTGCCTGTTATTCAAAAGCGTTAGCACAATTGCCGTCCTGAGCTGTACTGGCTGGGCTCTCCCCTGTTCTGTTTGTTTAGAATACTATTAGTGTGTTCCTTGTCCCCGTCACTTGCAGAGTTGAATCTTGAAGAAATGTTGTTCCTAGTCAGTACAAGTGTGTGGGAGTTTTATTCATTCATATCTGTGATAGCCTACCACAAGTACAATGGCAGTCTTCCAGCCTGTGGCATTCGAGTGTTATTCTGTATGCTATATAACTCCAATTCATGCACATATTCTGATCTGaaggtgaatatcataacatattaagtacgagagaaatgtaaaaaaatacatctcaactacaacaaaaattaagctaaataactagaagaaagacaacgaaaagaagaagaaaaggtaattgcagaggctgatgcaacgTGAAGACGCCACGACGGgt
It encodes the following:
- the LOC135400094 gene encoding mitochondrial carrier homolog 2-like, yielding MSLSSQSEINETNSRKHIWYALVGRATLTAIAYPLEYVKVLIQLGHEPLPPRPTRRFFGKPALALPGAWEYIRYIKKVDGFTGLYRGLSARLCANFVSGAVYSEVNRKLPAVTDFEDEEDDDDITEEQRIINFAKRTCKEMTAKCIALTCSQPFHVITIRYMAQFVGRETTYDGILSSIAQIYKDEGILGLFSGLIPRLVGEILTIWFASSVAFVINAYIIQDRTLQGYVSATTMFLSSSVTYPFTLVGNVMAVSHSGLEVAAAPNMPAYVNWIDCWSHLSSVGQLKRGSSILWRYYQGPYVVDETGVAKPVKPVKTSGSLSHLD